The sequence GAGAACGATTGATGGCAATTTCTGAAAGGTTTGCAGCTGCGACATACTCATAAGCGCCTAGATCCGGAGCGGCATTTATAGGATAGTTATCATAATCTGCCGTATACCCCAGGTTGATACCCGCATTGATCGCCGGACTGCCGGCTTTGATGTGGAGGTCGTCACCGCTCAGGTTGACAAAAAGAGGGTCGCCAAGTAACTCTGTGCTGTCTTTAGTAAAACCAAGGACTGCTTTTTGCAAATAATATACATTATTTTTATGGGTAAAATTAGAGCTGTCAGCTACTTGTTTATCCCACTCATCCTGTGCTGTGCCGCCTTCCTTCGGGCCGACTTGATACACAATATTATTTCTTGCCGTGAATTGTGAGGCCGAGGAAATACCGGAAAGCTGCCAAATGATCCAGCCTCAATGCAGGAACCTACACCGGAATAATTACTATAACAGACCCCAATGCTTCCAACAGCCCTCAGACTGTTACGGTATCTCTGCTGGTTAACAATAATCAGCCTCCTATAGCCTCATTTACCGCTGCCCCGACAACCGGACAGGCTCCTCTTACTGTTTCCTTTAATGCCTCTGCGTCATCTGACCCGGACGGCTCTATTACTTCCTACTCATGGA comes from Candidatus Liberimonas magnetica and encodes:
- a CDS encoding PKD domain-containing protein — protein: MASFTAAPTTGQAPLTVSFNASASSDPDGSITSYSW